In a single window of the Gossypium hirsutum isolate 1008001.06 chromosome D02, Gossypium_hirsutum_v2.1, whole genome shotgun sequence genome:
- the LOC107910102 gene encoding phosphate transporter PHO1 homolog 3, with the protein MKFGKEFASQMVPEWQEAYMDYDYLKTLLKELQRFKHRTKPPAAPSLKRKLTLYRAFSGLTQTHHHHNPTSPSSSPDDIESQPILVNSVSRDGSQSYETTFLMSSEEGGEYELVYFRRLDDEFNKVDKFYRAKAQEVMKEADVLNKQMDALIAFRIKVENPPGIHFDRSVEMTRLASDIAASAAALSASTPSGAKSASKRAAHLEAIEESTHGQADDDDNGDEKERNTPTLEAKPAKPKPKVIVPAPLEILDRVKMNNTLETPRSTIKGVLKVPNHTDLSFSRENLRKVEEQLKRAFVEFYQKLRLLKSFSFLNTLAFSKIMKKYDKITSRSASKSYMKMVDNSYLGSSEEVTKLMERVETTFIKHFSNANRSKGMSILRPKVKRERHRTTFSTGFFAGCAASLLLALILMIRARNIMDSEGRTQYMETMFPLYSLFGFIVLHMLMYAINIFYWRKYRVNYAFIFGFKPGTELGYRQVLLVSFGLGALALASVLANLDMEMDPKTKDYKAFTELVPLMLVVFIFIVLFLPFNVLYRSSRFFLLTCLFHCICAPLYKVTLPDFFLADQLTSQVQAIRSLEFYVCYYGWGDFKRRENTCRDSNVYNTFYFVVAVLPYLARLLQCLRRLFEEKDAMQGLNGLKYFLTIAAVCLRTAYSLNKGIAWRIIAWIVSAIAAIFCTYWDLVYDWGLLNRHSKNRWLRDKLLVPHKKVYFGAMGLNILLRFAWLQTVLNFQLPLHPQTLTTIVASLEIIRRGIWNFFRLENEHLNNVGKYRAFKSVPLPFNYDEDDDKDD; encoded by the exons ATGAAGTTTGGGAAGGAATTTGCGTCTCAAATGGTGCCAGAATGGCAAGAAGCATACATGGATTACGATTACTTGAAAACCCTTTTGAAAGAACTGCAACGTTTCAAGCATAGGACGAAGCCACCGGCTGCACCTTCGCTGAAACGAAAGCTCACGCTCTACAGAGCTTTCAGTGGCTTAACACAGACGCACCACCACCATAACCCAACCAGCCCGTCCTCCTCACCTGATGATATTGAAAGCCAACCCATCTTGGTGAACTCTGTGAGCCGAGATGGGTCGCAAAGTTATGAAACGACGTTCTTGATGTCGTCGGAGGAAGGGGGAGAGTATGAGCTGGTTTACTTTAGAAGGCTTGATGATGAGTTCAACAAAGTGGACAAGTTTTATAGGGCTAAAGCGCAAGAGGTGATGAAAGAAGCTGATGTATTGAACAAGCAAATGGATGCCTTGATTGCTTTTAGGATTAAAGTTGAGAACCCTCCAGGGATTCATTTCGACAGGTCTGTGGAGATGACTCGTCTTGCTTCTGATATTGCAGCTTCTGCTGCTGCTCTCTCTGCTTCTACTCCATCTGGGGCAAAATCAGCAAGCA AAAGGGCTGCTCACCTGGAAGCCATTGAAGAAAGCACCCATGGCCAAGCTGATGATGACGATAATGGCGATGAGAAAGAGAGAAATACTCCGACTTTAGAAGCCAAACCAGCAAAACCCAAACCCAAGGTCATTGTACCCGCACCACTTGAAATACTTGACCGGGTGAAAATGAACAATACCCTCGAGACTCCTCGTTCCACCATTAAAGGTGTTCTCAAGGTTCCAAACCATACGGATCTGAGTTTCAGTAGGGAAAATCTTAGAAAGGTTGAAGAACAACTTAAGCGGGCTTTTGTTGAATTTTACCAAAAGCTTCGCCTGCTTAAAAGTTTCAG CTTTCTGAATACGTTGGCTTTCTCCAAAATAATGAAGAAGTATGATAAGATCACTTCCAGAAGTGCGTCAAAATCTTACATGAAAATGGTGGATAACTCCTACCTCGGTAGCTCTGAAGAG GTAACAAAGCTAATGGAGAGGGTTGAAACAACATTCATCAAGCACTTTTCAAATGCAAACCGTTCTAAGGGAATGAGCATTTTAAGACCCAAAGTCAAACGAGAAAGGCATAGGACAACTTTTTCAACAG gTTTTTTCGCTGGCTGTGCAGCCTCTCTTTTACTAGCACTTATTCTGATGATTCGTGCCCGTAATATTATGGATAGTGAAGGAAGGACTCAATACATGGAAACCATGTTTCCTCTTTACAG TTTGTTCGGCTTCATTGTTCTACACATGTTAATGTATGCCATCAATATATTCTACTGGCGGAAGTACAGAGTCAATTATGCCTTCATATTTGGTTTCAAGCCAGGAACTGAACTGGGTTATAGACAAGTTCTGCTTGTGAGTTTTGGTCTTGGGGCATTGGCATTAGCCAGTGTGCTCGCCAACCTTGATATGGAGATGGATCCCAAAACAAAAGACTATAAAGCATTCACTGAACTTGTTCCTCTAATGTTGGTTGTG TTTATATTTATCGTCCTGTTCCTGCCATTCAACGTCTTGTATCGATCAAGTCGATTCTTCCTCCTCACATGTTTGTTCCATTGTATATGCGCTCCTCTATACAAG GTCACACTCCCAGATTTCTTCTTGGCCGATCAGTTAACTAGCCAG GTGCAAGCCATTAGGAGCTTAGAGTTTTACGTTTGCTACTATGGTTGGGGAGACTTTAAGCGCAGAGAGAATACTTGCAGAGATAGTAATGTGTATAATACTTTCTACTTTGTCGTGGCGGTGCTTCCATACTTGGCTCGCCTCCTGCAGTGCCTGCGACGTCTCTTTGAAGAGAAAGATGCGATGCAAGGACTGAATGGATTGAAATATTTCCTGACAATTGCAGCTGTATGTCTGAGAACAGCTTACAGCCTTAACAAGGGAATTGCGTGGAGAATAATAGCCTGGATTGTCTCAGCCATTGCAGCAATATTTTGTACATACTGGGACTTGGTTTATGACTGGGGGCTTCTAAATAGGCACTCCAAGAACCGTTGGCTGAGAGACAAACTCCTTGTTCCTCACAAGAAAGTATATTTTGGAGCCATG GGCTTGAATATTTTACTCAGATTTGCCTGGCTCCAAACAGTGTTGAATTTCCAGTTGCCATTGCATCCACAAACCCTGACGACGATTGTGGCTAGTCTTGAGATCATTCGTCGTGGCATATGGAATTTCTTCag GTTGGAAAATGAGCATTTGAACAACGTTGGGAAGTACCGAGCATTCAAGTCTGTACCATTACCATTCAATTATGATGAGGACGATGACAAAGACGATTAA